The following proteins are encoded in a genomic region of Oryza brachyantha chromosome 11, ObraRS2, whole genome shotgun sequence:
- the LOC102706790 gene encoding F-box/LRR-repeat protein 12: MDDSVENYINFLSDDCLFSIFNKLESESDRNAFGLTCKNWFKVRNIAQKSIIFHCSFNPKVYKEYADCLPKLLARSPYLNLVSLAGLAELPDAALYQLTISGASLHSLSFYCCSGITDDGLEQVSIGCPNLVSLELYRCFNITDHGLENLSKGCHALKSLNLGYCVTISDRGVAAIFRNCPGIRTIIISHCRGLSGVGFRGCPSTLSHLEAESCMLSPDGLLDVVSGGGLECLNLYNLKSSTGLDVLDRVGYAKNLRFLNLKMCRYLTDDSVMAIASGCPLIEEWSLAVCHGVRLPGWFAIAMFCSKLRILHVNRCRNICDQGLQALRDGCVCLEALHIHGCRKITNNGLALFRIARPNVKQRVDEVMSIGPSIEDLFRLQ, translated from the coding sequence atggaTGACAGTGTAGAAAACTATATTAATTTCCTATCAGATGATTGCTTGTTTTCAATATTTAACAAGCTTGAAAGTGAATCTGACAGGAATGCTTTTGGCTTAACTTGTAAGAATTGGTTCAAGGTTCGAAACATTGCCcaaaaatcaataatattCCATTGTTCTTTTAACCCTAAAGTATATAAGGAGTATGCTGATTGCCTTCCAAAGTTATTGGCCCGCTCACCTTATCTTAACTTGGTCTCCCTCGCTGGGCTAGCAGAGCTACCTGACGCTGCTTTGTATCAACTGACAATTTCTGGAGCATCATTGCACTCCCTTTCATTCTACTGCTGCTCTGGTATAACAGATGATGGTTTAGAACAAGTGTCAATTGGATGCCCTAATTTGGTGAGTCTTGAACTTTACCGCTGCTTTAATATCACAGATCATGGTTTGGAAAATCTTTCCAAGGGCTGCCATGCTTTGAAGAGTCTTAACCTGGGTTACTGCGTAACCATTTCGGATCGAGGGGTTGCTGCAATCTTTAGGAATTGCCCTGGTATTCGCACAATTATCATATCACATTGCAGAGGTTTATCCGGTGTTGGGTTTAGAGGTTGTCCAAGTACACTTTCTCATCTAGAAGCTGAGTCATGCATGCTTTCTCCTGATGGTTTGTTGGATGTAGTGAGTGGTGGTGGACTGgagtgtctaaatttatacaaTTTAAAAAGCTCAACTGGACTTGATGTCCTGGATAGAGTTGGCTATGCAAAAAACCTCCGGTTTCTAAACCTCAAGATGTGTCGTTATCTTACTGATGATTCTGTGATGGCAATAGCTAGCGGGTGTCCGTTGATTGAAGAATGGAGCCTTGCTGTCTGCCATGGAGTTCGCTTGCCTGGATGGTTTGCAATTGCAATGTTCTGTAGCAAGCTGAGAATCTTGCATGTTAACCGTTGCAGAAACATTTGTGACCAAGGTTTGCAGGCTCTAAGGGATGGCTGTGTGTGCCTTGAAGCTCTGCATATCCATGGATGTCGGAAGATTACTAATAATGGTCTGGCATTATTTCGCATTGCAAGGCCCAATGTGAAACAAAGGGTTGATGAAGTCATGTCAATTGGCCCCTCCATTGAGGATTTATTCCGATTGCAATGA
- the LOC102713777 gene encoding LOW QUALITY PROTEIN: protein NLP2 (The sequence of the model RefSeq protein was modified relative to this genomic sequence to represent the inferred CDS: inserted 2 bases in 2 codons; deleted 1 base in 1 codon; substituted 1 base at 1 genomic stop codon), translated as MELFTFSAQRGPGLFAWLPGRVFMSGMPEWTSNVMYYHGSEYLRVDYAARHEVRGSLAMPVFNSGGGSCCAVLEVIMTREKDSFCSDMVNVSNALQSVQLTTVNTWRHFSYTRNQKLAFLEIFDVLRTVCEAHLLPLALAWIPVCFKRGVHVAAEYGDQGAKFGTRNKQVLCIHESACYVNDTRMCDFVQICAEHPLEKGQGVAGNAFLSNNPFFSSDVKDYDMHAYPLAIHARKFGLHAAVAIRLRSTYTGNDDYVLEFFXPVLCKGCEEQQLLLDSISATMRKVCKSLRTVSDAEFKKDATTKPSNDNGSGKRCSSPINLIYSGQNIDVSDQIKTNMPLGYQIESTNKQLADKNISNKLICSNACGGEKRRSSTEKSISLNVLQQYFSGSLKDAAKSIGVCRTTLKRICRQHGISRWPSRKINKVNRSLKKIQNVISTVHGVDGLLKYDLSTGCLVSSSIEPVLVNVEHKGSNPLPNESEVSHLKFKLDRDTYQREHLGQDVMHNGQNGEIDFDMDDGPLCEDMSTCAAKTGARTERQEHKPVSRDYSSAPEQYRMESDTDKSNKNVEQSVPSSSSMTDCSSGSASSDGTFKSLKSQPVSESSMAIVVKATYKNDTIRFKLLLPSAKYEELLEEIVKRLKLSLGTFHLKYTDDEGDSVVLESDDDLHECLEMLDATRLHILKLQVQEXPTXSSSGSCSLLGHMQKDERLIMQF; from the exons ATGGAGCTGTTCACATTCTCGGCTCAACGAGGACCTGGTCTGTTCGCCTGGCTGCCCGGACGGGTTTTCATGTCTGGTATGCCAGAGTGGACGTCGAATGTGATGTACTACCATGGTTCTGAGTATTTGAGGGTTGATTATGCCGCGCGCCATGAAGTCCGTGGATCCCTTGCGATGCCGGTTTTCAACTCAGGTGGTGGATCTTGCTGTGCTGTGTTAGAAGTTATAATGACACGGGAGAAGGATAGCTTTTGCTCAGACATGGTGAATGTTTCTAACGCACTGCAG TCTGTTCAGTTGACCACTGTCAACACATGGAGACATTTCAG CTATACAAGGAACCAGAAATTAGCATTCTTGGAAATATTTGATGTTCTGCGAACTGTTTGTGAAGCACACTTGCTACCTTTGGCGCTTGCATGGATTCCAGTTTGCTTCAAAAGGGGCGTGCATGTGGCAGCAGAATATGGTGATCAGGGTGCAAAATTTGGTACAAGGAACAAACAAGTGCTTTGCATACATGAATCTGCATGTTATGTCAATGACACAAGAATGTGTGATTTTGTCCAAATCTGTGCTGAACATCCCCTTGAGAAGGGACAAGGTGTTGCTGGAAACGCATTTTTATCGAATAATCCCTTCTTCTCATCTGATGTGAAAGATTATGATATGCATGCTTATCCACTTGCCATTCATGCCCGTAAATTTGGTCTTCATGCTGCTGTTGCAATTAGGCTGCGGAGCACATACACCGGAAATGATGACTATGTGCTAGAGTTTT TTCCAGTCTTGTGCAAAGGTTGTGAAGAACAACAGCTCTTACTTGACAGCATTTCTGCGACTATGCGGAAAGTATGCAAGAGTCTGAGAACTGTGTCAGATGCTGAGTTCAAGAAAGATGCTACAACAAAGCCATCAAATGACAATGGATCAGGGAAAAGATGCTCTTCGCCCATTAATCTTATTTATTCAGGACAAAATATTGATGTATCcgatcaaataaaaacaaatatgcctTTGGGATATCAGATAGAAAGCACTAATAAGCAACTTGCAGATAAAAACATTTCTAACAAG TTAATATGTAGCAATGCATGTGGTGGAGAGAAAAGACGTAGCTCAACAGAGAAGAGTATTAGCTTGAATGTCCTCCAGCAATATTTTTCTGGCAGTCTGAAAGATGCTGCAAAGAGTATTGGTG TTTGTCGTACTACATTGAAAAGGATATGCAGGCAACATGGAATATCAAGGTGGCCATCTCGTAAGATAAATAAGGTAAACCGATCCTTAAAGAAAATCCAGAATGTGATAAGTACAGTACATGGAGTC GACGGACTGCTAAAGTATGATCTTTCTACGGGATGCCTTGTTTCCTCTTCCATAGAGCCTGTGTTGGTGAATGTTGAACACAAAGGTTCCAATCCCCTACCAAATGAATCTGAGGTTTCCCATTTGAAGTTCAAACTTGACCGTGATACATACCAAAGGGAACACCTGGGCCAAGATGTAATGCATAATGGGCAAAACggtgaaattgattttgatatgGATGATGGGCCACTCTGTGAGGATATGTCAACTTGTGCTGCCAAAACTGGCGCGAGGACTGAGAGACAGGAGCACAAGCCTGTATCAAGGGATTATTCGTCTGCACCGGAACAATACAGAATGGAGAGTGACACAGATAAGAGCAATAAGAATGTTGAACAAAGCGTTCCGTCTTCTTCCAGCATGACAGATTGCTCCAGTGGTAGTGCATCAAGTGATGGAACTTTCAAGAGCTTGAAGAGTCAGCCAGTTAGTGAAAGCAGTATGGCTATTGTTGTAAAGGCAACCTACAAGAATGACACCATTAGGTTCAAACTGCTGCTACCTTCTGCGAAATACGAGGAGCTGCTCGAGGAAATTGTGAAGAGGCTGAAACTATCACTTGGCACGTTTCATCTGAAGTATACAGATGATGAGGGTGACTCGGTGGTTTTAGAAAGCGACGATGACCTCCACGAGTGCCTTGAGATGCTTGACGCAACCAGGTTGCATATTTTGAAGCTTCAAGTGCAAG GCCCTACTTGAAGTTCGTCAGGTAGCTGTTCCCTGTTGGGACACATGCAAAAAGATGAGAGACTAATCATGCAGTTTTAG
- the LOC102714050 gene encoding uncharacterized protein LOC102714050, whose protein sequence is MESRRLEQLVFLVCCFAAITCSLHVQAQGQTTQHHLKSSPHNGAVGRILSEMANRSDSSLSRRTRRTDPLNSLRKYEGGYNITNKHYWSSTIFTGSPGYVIAALWLIGGIVFVGAFIISKIFFAKRNEGYGDINYFLARFHICSMIVFILLTVFVIVASAITLRGAVRFHSRAESVKEIIGRTALEATATIYNITEAIEKMQNTSKLYNNNSKAFDHLNSTVLALNSEAVEIQSKAEKNMSLVSKGINILEAVTILTVTLNLVAVLALLVVKPLRLQKLCNICIAICWILTALTWMYFGLYYFLDEFAGDTCAALEEYQLDPKNSTLGSIIPCSGKLSGNVILHDVGAGIHDIIDQVNSNIYTIKSEYGVKQLDYICNPFTGPPEFRYRPENCPSGAATIGDIPQILRRLTCSDLGGGPHCAAADLSSAIDYDKVETYTSSVQKVLDIFPGTERLVSCELVRSGFADIVGNQCAPLARGARAAWAALAALSAAATALLALASAAAAGGAPRHAGDDRHSVRHLTSSSNSEISEADFAEMHAKKVRVLGRIDPPPA, encoded by the exons ATGGAATCGAGGAGATTGGAGCAGTTAGTGTTTCTGGTCTGCTGCTTTGCAGCGATCACATGCAGTTTGCATGTACAAGCCCAGGGCCAAACCACTCAACACCACCTCAAAAGCTCACCCCACAATGGAGCAG TGGGCCGAATTTTGTCGGAGATGGCAAACAGATCGGATAGCTCTCTTTCGAGACGAACACGAAGAACTGATCCTCTCAATAGCTTGAGGAAGTATGAGGGAGGATATAATATCACAAACAAACATTACTGGAGT TCGACAATTTTTACAGGTAGCCCTGGATACGTTATTGCAGCATTATGGCTTATTGGTGGTATTGTTTTTGTGGGAGCTTTCATCATCTCAAAGATTTTCTTTGCGAAAAGGAACGAGGGATACGGcgatataaattatttcctCGCAAGATTTCACATTTGTTCTATGATAGTTTTCATCCTCCTTACAGTTTTTGTCAT AGTTGCATCAGCAATCACACTTCGCGGTGCCGTGAGATTTCATTCAAGAGCAGAATCTGTCAAAGAGATCATTGGCAGGACTGCACttgaggcgacggcgacgatttACAACATAACAGAAGCCATTGAGAAGATGCAGAACACATCAAAGCTATACAACAATAACAGCAAAGCTTTTGATCATCTGAACTCAACAGTACTGGCCCTCAACTCTGAAGCAGTGGAGATTCAGTCAAAGGCAGAGAAGAACATGAGTTTAGTCAGCAAAGGGATCAATATACT AGAAGCTGTGACCATCTTAACTGTGACCCTGAATCTTGTCGCAGTTCTTGCGTTGCTGG TTGTGAAACCTCTAAGGCTACAAAAATTGTGCAACAT ATGCATAGCCATCTGCTGGATTCTGACAGCCCTTACCTGGATGTACTTCGGCCTGTACTACTTCCTCGACGAGTTCGCCGGCGACACGTGCGCCGCCCTGGAGGAGTACCAGCTGGACCCCAAGAACAGCACGCTGGGCAGCATCATACCCTGCAGCGGGAAGCTCTCCGGCAATGTGATCCTGCACGACGTCGGTGCAGGCATCCATGACATCATTGATCAG GTGAATTCGAACATCTACACGATAAAGTCGGAGTACGGGGTGAAGCAGCTGGACTATATCTGCAACCCGTTCACCGGGCCGCCGGAGTTCCGGTACCGGCCGGAGAATTGcccctccggcgccgccaccatcgGCGACATTCCTCAG ATCCTGAGGAGGCTGACGTGCTCGGACCTGGGCGGCGGCCCGcactgcgcggcggcggacctcTCGTCGGCGATCGACTACGACAAGGTGGAGACGTACACGAGCTCCGTCCAGAAGGTGCTGGACATCTTCCCGGGCACGGAGCGGCTGGTGAGCTGCGAGCTGGTCAGGTCCGGGTTCGCCGACATCGTCGGCAACCAGTGCGCGCCGctggcgcgcggcgcgcgcgcggcgtgggCCGCGCTGGCGGCGctctccgccgcggcgacggcgctgctcgcgctcgcctccgccgccgccgccggcggcgcaccgcgccacgccggcgacgaccgccACTCGGTGCGGCACCTGACGTCGTCGTCCAACTCGGAGATATCGGAGGCGGACTTCGCCGAGATGCACGCCAAGAAAGTGCGGGTCCTCGGCCGGATCGACCCCCCACCGGCGTGA